The window AAAAGCCAATTCAACTATACATGTTATTAACGGTGATTAGCAAGTTTTTCCTCTTATTTAGTTTACATAATATTTTTATGATAACTATTATACCGTCCTTTTTCCAAAAGTCCCTTCATTTACATTTTCTTAGAGAATGATTCACTATTACGGAATAAGCTTCAACGATCCATCCAACAGCGGAAAATATTCAGATGCTAGTTCAAAATGCAGCTTTGAGGTGTTTGGTGGAAAAATCGCATTTCAGTTGTAATGGTCACGCTTTTTTAAATATCGTGCTGAGCGCCATAAAACACAGGAGCAAAAGCGATCGAGCAGTCTAATTAATTTCATCAATGACTTCATTTGCCCAATACAAAAGTTCCTTAAAAATGAAAAAAGGCTGCGTTTGCAGCCTTTTTAAGAGGTTTGTTGTTCAGATGGTTTTGGTATCAGCACAGCCCGTGGCTTGCTGCCTTCATAAGGACCGACAACTCCTCTTGCTTCCATTTCATCAATTAATCTTGCTGCCCTCGTATATCCAATTCGAAATCTCCGCTGCAGCATAGAAACGGAAGCAGTTTGCATTTCCGCAACTAATTGAACAGCTTCATCGTACAATTCATCCTCTACTTCTGACGATGTTTCCGGCAAATCATCTGGAATCATATCTTCTTGATACTGCGCTTTTTGTTGCGATATGACAAAATTCACCACTTCTTCGACTTCTTCATCTGAAAGAAAAGCTCCTTGAACCCGTATTGGCTTAGAAGCACCAACAGGAAGAAAAAGCATATCTCCTCGTCCAAGCAATTTTTCAGCGCCACCCATGTCCAAAATGGTTCGCGAATCCGTTTGAGAGGAAACAGCAAAAGCAATTCGTGAAGGAATATTAGCTTTAATCACCCCGGTAATGACATCTACAGATGGTCTTTGAGTAGCGATAATTAAGTGAATTCCAGCCGCGCGTGCCATTTGGGCAAGTCGGGTGATCGAGTCTTCCACATCGCTTGAAGCCACCATCATTAAATCTGCCAGCTCGTCTACAATCACTACAATATAAGGAAGAAGCGGTTGTTTATCCCCCGTTTCGCTATTATGCCGCCTTACGTGTTCATTGTAGCCTTCGATATTTCTCGTACCGCTGTGTGAAAACAGTTCATAGCGGCGTTCCATTTCACCCACCACTTTTTTTAGAGCTTGAGAAGCTTTTTTCGCGTTGGTCACCACAGGAGCCAACAAGTGAGGGATTCCATTATAAACATTTAACTCTACCATTTTCGGATCAATCATCATTAATTTGACTTCATGCGGCTTAGCACGCATGAGAATACTTGTAATAATCCCATTAATGCACACGCTTTTACCGCTTCCGGTTGCCCCCGCAACCAGCAGATGGGGCATTTTATTAAGTTCCGCAAGCACTGCTTCACCGGTAATATCGCGTCCAAGTCCGATTAATAATTTGGAATCGGGACGATCGTTATTTTTGCTTTCGAGCACTTCCCGCAAGCTAACCATCGCTACTTCTGAATTCGGGACTTCGATTCCGATCGCCGACTTTCCGGGGATTGGAGCTTCCATTCGAATGTCCTTCGCCGCCAATGCCAATGCAAGATCGTCGCTTAAGCTGACAATTTTGCTGACCTTGACTCCAATATCTGGATGAACTTCATATTTTGTCACAGCTGGTCCTAAGTGTACTTGAGTGACTTTTGCTTTGACGCCGAAACTTTGAAACGTCCTTTCTAATTTAGCCGCATTTTCGTGAATTAAACGATATTCGTTGCTTTGGTCGGTCTTTTTAGGTCTCTTTAACAGAGATATAGGAGGCAGCTGATAATCTTCGTTTTCTACTTCACTAAAGTTCATTGGAGGACCAGAATAAACATCCGATTCTCCTTCTGTTTCCGGTCCTCCGTTGACGATCGAATGAGTTGGATCATCGTTTTCTTCGTTCGCCACTTTATCCGAAAAATCCGTAATGACTGGATGAGTCGGTTCGTTTTGGTTATGGTCTAAAATCACGACGCTGCCTTCATTTTCATCTTCAGTAGGCTTCGCTTTTTTCTCTTGATTTGATTGGTTCCGTCTTTCTCTACGTCCCGACTGCCAGTCTCTTATGTCTTGCAAAAAGGCCTGCCATTGTTCTTTTAAAAATCTCAAAATAGAGAAAAGCAATTTTCCGCAAATGTCGCCAATCGAAATGTTGGTCAAAAGCATAAAACCGATGATAAGAAGAACCAATGACAAGATTTTCGTTCCTAACGCTTCGAATAAAAAATACGAAACAGCTAAAAGCACCGCTCCAATCATCCCGCTGCCAAGATCTGCTGGAAACTCTTGACCTTTTTCCTTCAAATAAATATCCCAAGTATTAGAAATAATACTAGGATTGACAGATCCTCTGCTTTCAAAGGAAGCGATATGATCAAACAGCAGCAAGCTAGCTACGATAATATAAAATCCGAGAAGCCTGCGGTTGAAATAAGTGGGTCTTGTCCGTTTGATCATTAAAAATCCAGCATACACAATGACCATGAGGAATCCTAGTTTATACCATCTCCCCAGCAAAAATTGAAAAACATACACAAAATAGTTTCCAACGCCCAATGGAATGAGTCCAATAATACTAAATGCAATCAGCAAAAGGCCCGCAATTTCATATTTCAATGTCTCTTGAACTTTTTGAGACGACTTTCGTCTTGCTCTTCTTTTCTTTTTTGGCATGATACCATCACCTAGATTAAACAGAGTATGTCATTTTCCAAAAAATCTCGATAAACCATTCTTTCGGATGATCGAGATCATTATGGATTATTTGTAAAAAACGAACAAAGAAAGCAGCCTTCAGTTCGGCTGCTAATTTTCACCTATCATTATAGCATATTTGTTCGCATTTACCTAATATTGTTTTGGTGGATATGGCAAATACTGCCCTGGTACAATTTGCTGATTTAAATAATCGTTTGGATTTGTGCTTAAAACACGAAGGATACGC of the Bacillus smithii genome contains:
- a CDS encoding FtsK/SpoIIIE family DNA translocase — encoded protein: MPKKKRRARRKSSQKVQETLKYEIAGLLLIAFSIIGLIPLGVGNYFVYVFQFLLGRWYKLGFLMVIVYAGFLMIKRTRPTYFNRRLLGFYIIVASLLLFDHIASFESRGSVNPSIISNTWDIYLKEKGQEFPADLGSGMIGAVLLAVSYFLFEALGTKILSLVLLIIGFMLLTNISIGDICGKLLFSILRFLKEQWQAFLQDIRDWQSGRRERRNQSNQEKKAKPTEDENEGSVVILDHNQNEPTHPVITDFSDKVANEENDDPTHSIVNGGPETEGESDVYSGPPMNFSEVENEDYQLPPISLLKRPKKTDQSNEYRLIHENAAKLERTFQSFGVKAKVTQVHLGPAVTKYEVHPDIGVKVSKIVSLSDDLALALAAKDIRMEAPIPGKSAIGIEVPNSEVAMVSLREVLESKNNDRPDSKLLIGLGRDITGEAVLAELNKMPHLLVAGATGSGKSVCINGIITSILMRAKPHEVKLMMIDPKMVELNVYNGIPHLLAPVVTNAKKASQALKKVVGEMERRYELFSHSGTRNIEGYNEHVRRHNSETGDKQPLLPYIVVIVDELADLMMVASSDVEDSITRLAQMARAAGIHLIIATQRPSVDVITGVIKANIPSRIAFAVSSQTDSRTILDMGGAEKLLGRGDMLFLPVGASKPIRVQGAFLSDEEVEEVVNFVISQQKAQYQEDMIPDDLPETSSEVEDELYDEAVQLVAEMQTASVSMLQRRFRIGYTRAARLIDEMEARGVVGPYEGSKPRAVLIPKPSEQQTS